Below is a genomic region from Cellulomonas sp. P24.
GGCGCATGTCCCTCGTCGGCGTGGTCGCCGCCGCTGGCGTCGATCCGACGCAGGCACTCGGTCTTGCCGCCACGCTCGAGAACGCCTCCGAGCACCCGATTGCCGCAGCGATCGCCGCTGGGGCCAGGGACCGGGGGATCCACCTTGCGGCGGTCGATGGCTTCCAGAACGTGCCTGGCCGGGGCGTGCGCGGCACGGTGGGAAATCTCGACGTCTGCGCGGGACGCGCCGGCTGGCTCGACGACCAGGGCATGGTTCTTCCCGCCGAGCTCACTGCCGCGCTGAACGACGCAGAAGCTGCAGGCAGGACCGCGGTCGCTGTCGGCTGGGACGGCGCCGCTCGGGCGCTTCTCGTCGTGGCCGACACGATCAAGGCGACGTCCGTAGAGGCCATCACTCAGCTGCGCAGCCTCGGGCTGACCCCGATCCTGCTCACCGGAGACAACTCCCGGGCTGCCGCGGCCGTCGCCGCCCAGGTCGGCATCACCGACGTCATCGCCGAGGTCCTTCCCGAGGAGAAGGTCGCGACCATCACCCGTCTCCAGCGTGAAGGTCACGTCGTGGCCATGGTCGGTGACGGTGTGAACGACGCTGCAGCCCTCGCACAGGCCGACCTCGGACTCTCCATGGGCACCGGGACCGACGCCGCGATCGAGGCCTCGGACCTGACGCTCGTGCGCGGCGACCTTCGGGCAGCGGCTGACGCCATCCGCCTGGCGCGGCGCACTCTGGCCACCATCAAAGGGAACCTCTTCTGGGCGTTCGCCTACAACGTCGCAGCCCTCCCGTTGGCCGCCTCGGGCCGCCTCAACCCCTTGCTTGCGGGTGCCGCCATGGCGTTCTCGAGCATCTTCGTCGTGTCCAACTCGTTGCGGCTACGCCGCTTCACAGCGTGGTCCCAGCCCGCCATCGCAGCCCTCGAGGGATCGTCGCCCGCAGCGGTAGGACGTGACGTCCTGCTTCCTGCCCGCAGCTGAGGGCCCACCCCGCACTCGTACCGGAGAGGCACAACGTGACCGTCAGCACCACAGGGGCCCGCCATCGTGCGGCGCGCCGTCCCATCACCCCCTGACCGACTTCGCGAACGCGGCCACGGGAAACATGGCGACGGTCGGACGTCGAACCGCCGTGGTCGCCGCCTCGTCGGGACTCGTGGTCTCGATGTTCGCATCGCCCGCCGCCGCAGCCCCGTCGGGCGAGGCCGCATCGGCCTCGGTCCCGTCGGTCGACACCGCCGCACTGACCGGCGCCGCGCGAGCGGTCCTGGAGACGTCCCCGGTCGTCTCGGTCGCCGACTCGACCCAGTGGTCGTTCGACGTCCCCGAGGTCACGGCCGTCGCGCCCCCCGTCAAGCAGCGCACGGTGCGGACCGTCTCGCGGTCGAGCGTGCGCACCGTCAACGCCCCGATCCCGCAGTCGGCGTCGGGCAACGCGGTGCTCGAGATCGCGGCCCGCTACGTCGGCGTCCCCTACCGCTGGGGTGGCACCACGCCGGCCGGCTTCGACTGCTCCGGCTTCACCCAGTACGTCTACGCGCAGCTCGGGATCCACCTCCCGCGCACATCCGAATCGCAAAAGTATGCCGGCATCGTCGTCGCGCGCGCCGACGCACGACCGGGCGACCTGATCTGGACGCCGGACCACGTGGCGATCTACGCCGGCGGGAACCTGCAGATCGACGAACCTCGAACCGGCGGCAGTGCCCAGTTCCGGAGCATCTGGCAGAGCAACCCGGTCTTCATCCGGGTGATCTGATCTTCTACGACTCTCCTGAAGTCACGCGAGACGGCTGCAGTGGTGTCGGTCGGGGTGGTTCACGGTGGCCCAGCAGGCGCCGCCTCGCCGGTGGCTCAGCCCTCGACGGTGGCCCGCACCTGGTGATGTTCCTGCACGACGAGGTGATGGTGCATGCCCCGGCGGAGGTCGCCGACGAGGTCGCGTCAGCCATACGCGAATCGGCGATCGAAGCGGGACGGCTGCTGTTCGGCGACATGGGTGTCGAGCTCGCGTTGGACGTGTCGATCGTGGACAGCTACGCCGACGCGGCGTGAGGGCGACCCGGCCCGGCGACAGCCGCGGGGCCCTGACGTCGCTCCCCGTCGCGCCGTCGCAGCGAAGCCGGCGCCGCGTTCGGCTGCCGTCCGTTCGGTTGAGGCGGCCCGGTCGGTGGCCCTGGCTCAGTCGGGCGAACTCGCTCGGACCCGGTCGAGCAGCAGTGTGGCGACGTCCACGACCTGCGGGAGGCGGGCGGGTGACTCCCCGGCGGGCGAGGCGTCGCCGGCGTGCGCGGCGACACCGTCCGAGAGCATGACCGAGCAGAACGGGCACGCGGTCGCGATCACGTCGGCGCCGGTCGCGATCGCCTCCCCGGCGCGGTCCGTGCTGATGCGCGTGCCGATGGACTCCTCCATCCAGACGCGCGCGCCGCCCGCGCCGCAGCAGAACGAGCGGTCGCGGTTTCGCGGCATCTCCGCGAGCGCGACGCCGGGCAGTGCGCCGAGCAGCTCCCGCGGCGGCGTGTAGATCTCGTTGTGGCGGCCCAGGTAGCACGGGTCGTGGTACGTCACCGAGGACACCGATGCCTCCGGGCCGGGATCCGCCACCGGCACGAGCCGTCCTGCCGTGACCAGCTCGTCGAGAAGCTCGGTGTGGTGGACGACGTCGTACCGGCCACCGAGCTGCGGGTACTCCCGCGCGATCGTGTTGAAGCAGTGCGCGCACGTGACGACGATCTTGCGGGCGCCGACCTCGTTGAGCGTCTCGACGTTGGCCGAGGCGAGCATCTGGAACAGCAGCTCGTTGCCGGCCCGCCGCGCCGGGTCGCCGGTGCACGACTCCCCGTCGCCGAGCACCGCGAACGAGACCCCGGCGGTGTGCAGCAGCTCGGCGACGGCCCGGGTCGTCTTCTTCGCGCGATCCTCGTAGGCACCTGCGCAGCCGACCCAGAACAGGTAGTCGACCTCGGCCGCCGAGTCCACGTCGGCCCCGACGACGGGTACGTCGAACTCCAGGCCCTTGGCCCAGTCAAGCCGGGCGCGCGATGCCATGCCCCACGGGTTGCCCTGACGCTCGAGCTTGGTGAACATGCCGCCGAGCTCCTTCGGGAACGCCGACTCCATCAGCACCTGGTAGCGGCGCAGGTCCATGATCGTGTCCACGTGCTCGATGTCGACAGGGCACTGCTGGACGCAGGCGCCGCACGTCGTGCAGGCCCACAGCGCGTCGGCGTCGATCACGCCGCTCGCGAGGAGGTCGACGCCCGCGTAGGGGTTCGGCTCCGCCGCGGCCGGACGGGTTCCATCCGCGCCGACCGTCGTGGCGGCGCCGGCGGCAGCCGTGCGCGCGGCCTGCAGGTACGGTGCGGTGGCCGCGGCGTGGTCGCGCAGCGCCAGCGTCAGGAGCTTCGGGGAGAGCGGCTTGCCGGTCGCCCACGCCGGGCACTGGTCCTGGCAGCGGCCGCACTCGGTGCAGGTCGAGAAGTCCAGCAGGCCCTTCCAGGTGAACTCCTCGATCGCCCCGACCCCGAGGCGGGCGTCGTCCGGCAGGTCCTCGAGCGTCGCGACGTCGACGTCCGAGCCACCGACCCGGAGCGGCTGCAGGGGGCCGAGCGCCGGGCGGCCGCTGAGCTCGCGCCGTGCGTAGACGTTGACGACCGCGAGGAACCGGTGCCAGGCGACGCCCATCGTCGGCTGGCGCCCGACCACGACGAACCAGCTCATCGACACCAGGATCTTGACGGTGGCGGTCACGACCGTCGCCGCGTCCAGGACCGACGCGGACGCACCCGCCCATGCCGATCCGTACCAGGAGGTCAGCGGGAAGTGCCACGCCGACGCGAGGTGGACGGTCGCGACCGACTGGGCCGCGAGCGCGTACTCCAGCCCGCGCAGCACGAGCACCGCGAGGACGACGACCAGCACCGTCACCTCGACGAAGTACGCGGCCGCGGCGTCGGACCCGAAGAACCGCGACGTGCGCCCCGGCGACCGGCGCGACGTGCGCACCCGGATCGCGATGAGCGCCAGGATGCCGAGCAGCCCCGCCCACGCGAACGCCTCGATCACCCACTCGACGGGCGGAAGGTGCCCGATCACCGGCAGCGAGTACGTCGGGTCGACGACCTGCCCGTACCCGCTCACGAGCGTGAGGAACAGCACCGGGAAGGACACCATCACGACCCAGTGCGACGCCCGCACCACGGGCCTGTGCTGGAACCGCCCGTGCCCCACCATCTCCCGGACAACGAGCCATGCCCGGCGCGCGACCGGCCGCGTGCGATCAGGCGCGGGTCGACCGATCCGCACGGTCCGGACGATCGCCGCCGCACCGCGCGCGAACACCGCGACCCCGACGAGGGTCGCGACCACGACGACGGCCAGGCAGACCAGCTGGAGGGTGTCCACCGGAGCACGGTAGTCCGCCGCCGACGCCACTGACCACGAACGGGCTGGGCCAACCAGACTGCGTCAGCTCGCTGGCGCGCCATGGCTTCGACCTGTCGTAGCGCTCAGGCGAGGTAGGACAGCACGCTCATCATGCCGAGCTCGGCGTGGTAGGTGTTGTGGCAGTGGACGGCCCACTGGCCCGGGTTGTCCGCCTGGAGGTCCACGGCGACGGTTTGCATCGGGAGCACGTTGACCGTGTCCTTGCGTATCCCGGGTCCAGTCGCGCCGATGAGGGCGAAGGTGTGGCCGTGGATGTGCATGGGGTGGAACATCATCGACTCGTTGCGCATGAGGAGTCTGACCCGCTCGCCGGCGCGGATGTCCAGGGGGCGGTGGTTGCCGTATCCGGCGCCGTTGATGAACCACTTGCGGCCGCCATCGACCATCTGCAGGGCGAGCTCGAGGGTTCGGTCAGGCGTTCGTGGCGCCATCGCCGATGCGTCGGTGGGGGCGAGATCGGAGTAGGCAAGGAGGCGACCGCTCAGCTCGGTCGGGCGCGCGTCCGCGGGCGGGACCGCCCCAGAGGCGGTTCGCAGGACCGCTGACCCGGCGGCTGTCGCTTTCCCCTCAGCGACCGCCACGACGGGGAAGGCGCCGTCTCCTGCGGTGACGACGACGTCGTAGCGCTCACCCATCCCAACGATGAGCGTGTCGACTTGGATCGGGACCACCGAATACCCGTCCGCGTGGGTCACCGTCAGGCGGTGGCCCCCGATGGCGAACCGGTAGGCGGTGTCGCTGCCGGCGTTGATGAGCCGCAGCCGGATCCGCCGGCCGGGAGCGGTGCTGATGACGAAGGGGTCCTGCGGTGGTCGCCCGTTGATCAGATGCGCGGGGTAGACGACGTCGCCGGTGTCCGTGCCGAGGGGATGGTCACCCGAGGGCATGGTCTGGGCCATGGACATCCCCCCGCCATCTGTGCTGCCCATCGACATTCCTGCCATCGGGGCCCCACCGGTCATGCCATCACGCGTCATGCGCGCAAGGATCGCGTCCGGGGAGTCGCCCCAGCCGTCGGTCCAGTCGTCCAGCACGAGGACGACCTCCTCGTCGTAGGTGCCTGCCTCGGCGGGGTCTTCGACGATGAGAGCTCCCTGCAGACCCGTGTCGAGCTGGACGCCGACATGGGGGTGGAACCAGTAGGTGCCCGGGTGGGAAGCGATGAACGCGTACTCGAAGGATCCTGCGGGTGCGACCGCGGCTTGGGTCAGGCCAGGGACACCGTCCATGTCGTTGCGCAGGGCGATGCCGTGCCAGTGGACGCTCGTCGGCGCGGGCAGGTCGTTGACCAGGCGGACCCGCAGCTCGTCGCCGGCCTGCACACGGATCTCAGGTCCCGGCACGGTGTCGTTGTACGCCCACGTGTGCACGGTCCTTCCCGCGAGGTCGATGGTCGCGGGTGCGGCACGCAGCTCTCGGCGAACGACGTTTCCCGTCGTGCGCCGGGCTGCTTCGGCGGCAATGACCGCACCTGAGCGTGAGCCGATCAGGTCGGGTGGGGCGAAGATCCTGCTGCCGGCGAAGGCACCGGCACCCACCACGACGATGCCGGCTGCGCCGAGCTGTAGGAAGCGGCGACGACCGAGGGTCGCCGCCGGTCGGAGATCGGACGGGCGCGGGGACAAGGGCATGTATGGGCTCCAAGGGAAAGGTGAAGACTTGTGTCAGGCGAGCGCGCGCACATGGACCGGGCGCGGGGTCGGGCGAGACGAGCCTGACCCGCTAGGACGAAGGTCCTACGTGCAATTGATGAAGGTTCTCTGAAGAGGCGCCCCGGACCGGAGCACCGCGGTCATTGGCGCGGGCGTGGGGCCTGGATCTTCGTCGGATCTTCGTCGTTCCTCGCTGTGAACCTCGCACAGGTGGGCGAGCGTTGAGCGTGATGGCAGCGCACCTTCACGGACAGGGACGAACACACGCATGAACAGCGGAACCGGTGCACCCGGCCTCACGGCGGTCTTGCTCGTCGTGGTCGCCGTCATCGCGGTCACCCTGGCCTGGACCGGTCTGCGCGCGGCCGCTCGGCGTCGTAGCCCTGATCGCGAAGGTGCCCGTGGGGTGCCTCCCGACGAGTTCGCGGGAGAAACGACGGCCGCACTGAACACCCGAGCAAGCGCGTCTTTGGTCGCGATCGATGACGCGATCACGACCTCGGGTCAGGAGCTGGGGTTCGCCCAGGCACAGTTCGGGGCAGAGGCGACGGCCACGTTCGAGGTTGCGCTCACGGCCGCCAGGACATCGGTCGCGCGCGCGTTCGCGCTGCGCCAGCAGCTCGACGACGCCTTCCCCGAGACCGAGCAGCAGGCTCGTGCGATGGCCTCCGAGATCATCCGGATCTGTTCGCAGGTCAGTGCCGATCTGGACTCCCACACCCACGAGTTCGAGGCGCTGCGGGACCTGCAGGCACACGCCCCTGACCTCCTGGACGACGTCGCGCGACAGGCGACCGAGGCCGGTGCACGGGTGTCTGCGGCGCGCGTGACCCTGGCGGGGCTGTCCGCGTCGTACCCCGCGACGGCGTTGGCGTCCATCAGCGCCAACCCGGACCAGGTCGAGCGACTCGTCGCGGGGATCACGTCGACCGTGACCGCCGGGCGGGCGGCGCTGGCCACCGGGGACCGCGCCGCGGCGGTGGCCGCTGCACGCTCCGGGCAGGCGGCTCTCGCGCAGGCGATGAGCCTGCTCGACGCGGTCGGCCAGGCCGGGGCGAACCTGGCCGCGGCCGGTCGCAGGCTCACGAGCAGTATCGCCGTGTTGAACCAGGACGTGATCGACGCCGCGCGGCTGGCGCCGTCGGACCCCGAGGTCGTGGCGCAGGTCGCCGTGGCCACGGCCGCGATCGCCGAGGCCCAACGGGCAGCGGCCGGCGCCGACCCGCTGGAGGCCCTGCGCGCGGTGACCCGCACACAGGGCGAGCTGGGTGCGCGCCTGGCGCCCTACCGTGAGCAGGCCGAGCATGCGGAGGCAGCCCGCAAGCAGCTCACCGATCTGCTCGGACACGCCACCGCCCAGATCGGCGCGGTCAGCGACTACATCGACACCCGGCGCGGCGCCGTGGGCCCCGAGGCGCGCACCCGACTGGCCGAGGCCGCCCGCCATGCTCGCCAGGCCCAG
It encodes:
- a CDS encoding C40 family peptidase, with protein sequence MATVGRRTAVVAASSGLVVSMFASPAAAAPSGEAASASVPSVDTAALTGAARAVLETSPVVSVADSTQWSFDVPEVTAVAPPVKQRTVRTVSRSSVRTVNAPIPQSASGNAVLEIAARYVGVPYRWGGTTPAGFDCSGFTQYVYAQLGIHLPRTSESQKYAGIVVARADARPGDLIWTPDHVAIYAGGNLQIDEPRTGGSAQFRSIWQSNPVFIRVI
- a CDS encoding multicopper oxidase family protein produces the protein MPLSPRPSDLRPAATLGRRRFLQLGAAGIVVVGAGAFAGSRIFAPPDLIGSRSGAVIAAEAARRTTGNVVRRELRAAPATIDLAGRTVHTWAYNDTVPGPEIRVQAGDELRVRLVNDLPAPTSVHWHGIALRNDMDGVPGLTQAAVAPAGSFEYAFIASHPGTYWFHPHVGVQLDTGLQGALIVEDPAEAGTYDEEVVLVLDDWTDGWGDSPDAILARMTRDGMTGGAPMAGMSMGSTDGGGMSMAQTMPSGDHPLGTDTGDVVYPAHLINGRPPQDPFVISTAPGRRIRLRLINAGSDTAYRFAIGGHRLTVTHADGYSVVPIQVDTLIVGMGERYDVVVTAGDGAFPVVAVAEGKATAAGSAVLRTASGAVPPADARPTELSGRLLAYSDLAPTDASAMAPRTPDRTLELALQMVDGGRKWFINGAGYGNHRPLDIRAGERVRLLMRNESMMFHPMHIHGHTFALIGATGPGIRKDTVNVLPMQTVAVDLQADNPGQWAVHCHNTYHAELGMMSVLSYLA
- a CDS encoding (Fe-S)-binding protein, which encodes MDTLQLVCLAVVVVATLVGVAVFARGAAAIVRTVRIGRPAPDRTRPVARRAWLVVREMVGHGRFQHRPVVRASHWVVMVSFPVLFLTLVSGYGQVVDPTYSLPVIGHLPPVEWVIEAFAWAGLLGILALIAIRVRTSRRSPGRTSRFFGSDAAAAYFVEVTVLVVVLAVLVLRGLEYALAAQSVATVHLASAWHFPLTSWYGSAWAGASASVLDAATVVTATVKILVSMSWFVVVGRQPTMGVAWHRFLAVVNVYARRELSGRPALGPLQPLRVGGSDVDVATLEDLPDDARLGVGAIEEFTWKGLLDFSTCTECGRCQDQCPAWATGKPLSPKLLTLALRDHAAATAPYLQAARTAAAGAATTVGADGTRPAAAEPNPYAGVDLLASGVIDADALWACTTCGACVQQCPVDIEHVDTIMDLRRYQVLMESAFPKELGGMFTKLERQGNPWGMASRARLDWAKGLEFDVPVVGADVDSAAEVDYLFWVGCAGAYEDRAKKTTRAVAELLHTAGVSFAVLGDGESCTGDPARRAGNELLFQMLASANVETLNEVGARKIVVTCAHCFNTIAREYPQLGGRYDVVHHTELLDELVTAGRLVPVADPGPEASVSSVTYHDPCYLGRHNEIYTPPRELLGALPGVALAEMPRNRDRSFCCGAGGARVWMEESIGTRISTDRAGEAIATGADVIATACPFCSVMLSDGVAAHAGDASPAGESPARLPQVVDVATLLLDRVRASSPD